Part of the Imperialibacter roseus genome, TCCTTCTTCTTCGCCGCGGCCTGGCGACTGTAGGGTTTCTACATATATTTTTGTGCCTGCCTTAACAGGAAGTGTGCTGTTCTCGTTGCGAAGCATCACGATCGATTTTCTTAACGCCACCGCAGCTTTTTCTCTGAAGCGATCGCTGCCTACTGTTGCCTCTGCTGCGGCGACATCTACATACGGGTTTTCAAATAAGCCCAATGTGAATTTCTCTTTTAGCAGTAGAAGTACTGAGTTGTCGATCAAACTCATGTCTACCATCCCCTTATTGATGACTTCCAGCAGGTCGGCAGGATCCGAAACTCCTGAAATGATATTTGAACCGGCTTCCAATGCTTTTTTGTATCTCTCATGAATAGAAAGATCTTCCACTCCCCACACCATGCGTGTGATTGGGCCGGTGTCGGTATTGATGATGCCGGAAAATCCCATTTTCTCTCTTAACACACCTGTTATCACCGCTTTGTTGTACGAATAGCCTACTTCTTCAAATTCGGTACCCTTGGGCAGCGAATAATACGGCATAATAGCTGAAGTGCCGGCGTCTATGGCTGCCTGAAAGGGCAGGAGGTTGTCATAAAATCTGCCACCAGGGTATACTTGTTCTTTCCCCCAGTCGAAGTGAGAATCCTGGCCGCCCTTGCCTGATCCACCGCCTGGAAAATGCTTCATGGTCAGTGCGATGGAATTGGTATCCAACTTTGTTCCCTGAAAGCCAATCACTATCTCTTTGATCACCTGTGCGACCCATTCAGGGTTTTCGCCGAAAGTACCATCGACCCTCGACCACCGAGGCTCGGTGGACAAATCAGCCATATACATGTATCCCTTTCTAATCCCGGCTGCCAGCCATTCCTGGCGTGAGTCACTGGCAAATTCACGGATCAGGGCCAGGTCACGTGTAGCAGATAGGCCAAGCTCACCAGGCCAGGCAGTAAAAACGGAGGCGTTGAGTGCCGTACCGACCGATGCGTTGCTTGAAATGTGATTACGGGGATTGGAGGTAATGATGGCCAGAATACCTAGTGGCTCACTCTCACAAAGCTCCTGAAGCTTATTGTTCCATTCGGCGATCACTCCGGCACTTTCATTAAGTCGCAGGATAAAATGGCGGTTATGAAATTCCTTTATCCGTTGAGTTGTGCTGGTGACTTCGTTCATGGCGCCAATAAAATTGCCTGCACCAGCAGGTCGGTCATCTTTTACCTGCCCTTCGTCCAGGTCACTTGCCTGGTATTTTCCTTCGGAAATCTTAGCCTTCCGACTCCCGAGCATACTCAATGAGTTGATCGCCATAAAGCCTGCCTTTTCTTCCACCGACATTTTAGCAAGCAAATCCAGGCTTCTTTCTTCAGGCGTTAATCGCCAGTCTTCGTATTTGTCGAGTGTGCCGTTTTTATTAAGGTCTTTGAACTGAAAGCCATCCACTTCTATCAATTGAGCTGATCGGGTGCCTAGCTTGGGTTGAACAAAGCTGCTTTTCTCAGTACAGGACGCTAATAAAAATGTGGCCAGCCCAAGTAAGACTGAAGTGCTGGAAGCTACTGCTCCCACATCGAACCTTATCGAAGTTTTTCGAATTAAAGCGTTGATTGATTTCATAAATGCGAGTGGTGTATGATTGAACGATAAGTACCATCCCTCCGTGTTGCGGGAAGGAGATCAATCAAATTTATTCAGCAAAAATGTGGAAGGCGTACTAATGGATAAGTTGGTACTAGTAGTTGCTGAAGGATATCACTTGAGAGGGCGGGCTAACTGATTGACTGGCTGCGCCGATTGGTTGCCGGCTCAAGGCGTTGCTTAAATTCGGTCGGGGTGAATCCCGTTTCGTCTTTGAAGATACGGTTGAACGACGTCTTGGCATTGAACCCACATTCCATAGCTATTCCAAGTACCGAGTAATGGTCGAAGGATGGGTCGGCCAGCATCTTTTTTGCTTCTCCCACCCGAAACTCGTTGATGAACTTATAGAAATTCTTTTTTTGGCCGGTGTTGATCACGTGCGACAATTTGTGCCTGGAAATAGCCAGATCGTCGGCCATCATCTGCAGGTTGTAGTCTGGGTTACGGTAAGGTTTTTTGTCAACCAGGTAATTGGTCACCAACAAGGAGAGTTCATTCATCTGTTCGTCAGATAGAGGACTTCCAACGGCTTTTGATGCTGGTTCGCCGGGAGATACTTTTTGCAGAATCGGTTTCAGGTTTGGTCGTTCCTTGGAATAAATGGCAGATTGATTGATCCCGAAGTAGACCATAATAAAAGTGAAAACAGTCAGGTTCAAAGACAGCGTTGTGTATGGCACAAGCGCTAAACCCAATATATTGTTAATAAAAAAACTAAAGAAGCTGGCCATGAACACTATCAGAAATAGGGACAATACAAAAATCAGCCAATTCAGCGAGTTTTTGCTGGAGTAATTAGAAAAGTAAAGGGGCATCTTCTTTCGATGCTTAACGATCAATTGCAAGCCCAGCAACCAGTAAGTAAAGGCTGAAATAATCAACAATGTATAATATACTTTATTGAAGAGGTATTGAGGGTTCTCTACTAAATCTGGGCTGCTGGAAATTGGCACTACATGAATGGTAGAGCGATGGATAGCTACCAGTAGGAAGGGTATCAAATGAATGAGCTGGCTGGGTTTGAGCCGAAAATCTTCTATGGTGAGCGAACCAACGTAGAGATAAAGCAGTGGGCCTGTGAGGAACATCAGTGGGAATATCCCCGGTTTGAAATACTCCACCACCTGAAACGGAAGCAGGGAGGCCCCCATAAATATAGCAATCACCGCCATCCAAATTGTTAGGAAAGTAAAGCTCAGGTGTCCCGGGCGTTTTGTTAAAAAAACAAGAACACCAAAAACCGATTGAACAAATCCAATGATATTGACTGTGTCAGACATCACGTATTTTTGAATAGGTTGGTAAACTTGGCTTAATCTAATGCTTTCCTGAAAAGGGGAAAAGTAACCCATCAAGAACTTAAACAAGCCCCTAACCACTGGTGCTGTAATAAGCAGTTTGTGACTTTTCTCCTCTGCGATGTATCTAACAGGTAATTGAACAGAATCTTAACTTAACACACAAAAAAATGGATTTAATCAGAAAATTATTTGAGGCAGTGATTTGGCTTGGCTTCTTTGCCACTGTGTTCTTTGCTTACTACTACTACCTCAAGTTCAGAAACAGCGAAAAGATGCTTCTGATAGAAAAAGGCACCGACATATCCGAAGTGTATAAAAAGAGGGAAGTGCATTTTCCCTGGTTCATACTTGGCTACACTATATTGGGATGCTCGTTGGGATTTGCACTGGGCCTTGCTATTTTTCTTTACCTTAAGCAAACACAGGCAAATTTTCACAGCGATATTCTTCCATTCCTGTCTTTACCGCTAATGTTTCTGTTTGGGGCCATCGGGTTAATTGCCGGTAATAACATTGAAAGGAAGAAAAGGCAATAGATGGACGAATTCTATCTTCAGAAGGTGCTCAACGGTGATACAGCAGCATTCAAGTATTTTGTCACCACTTACAAGACATACGCTTTTTCGATGGCATATACCATTCTGAAAAGCCAATACATGGCGGAAGAAGCAGTACAAGAATCATTTATCAAAGCCTTTCAGAAATTGAACACCTTCCGAAGGGAGGCACAGTTTAAAACATGGTTGGGCCGCATTGTCATCAACGAGTCGTTGCGAAAGACAAAGCCTTCAAAGAGCCAGGACACGGTAACTATTGATGACCTGTCGGATGTCGAGATGGTTCAGGTCGAAAACACCTTGCAGTTGGTTGTGCAGAATGACCAGAGCAGGTGCATTTCTATGGCGCTGGAAAAATTGCCGACAGAGTATGCCCTGGCATTGGAGTTGTTCTATTTACAGGAGAACAGCATCAATGAAATCAGAACAATGACGGGATGGTCGGAATCTAAAGTGAAAATGCTGCTACTTAGAGGGAAAAAAGCCTTCTATGTTCATTTGAATAAGCTGTTAAAATCCGAAACAAGAGAGCTGCTATGACAACAGATAACGACAAATTCAAACAGTTGCTGGCCAAAAAAGACTTGCCTGTGCTTGACGACAACTTTGAAGAAATGGTCATGGATCAGATTCTCAAAGAAGAGTTACGAAGCTCAATTGCCGGGCAATACGTGAGAAAGATGTATGTTTTTTTTGGTGCCGGATTCGTACTTGGCCTGGTCGCTATGTTTTCAATTTCTAATGTGGTATTTTCCTGGGGAGAGTGGGAGGTGACCATCCCGCCGGTTGTGCTGCAGGTTCCCTTCGTTTTGCTTTTATTGTTTCTAATCGATCGCATCTACAAAGCCCGCAGGTTGAGCCGGGGTGAGACGGATGCACTTGATGATTAGTTATGCTCTCTCAAAGTAACCGCAGTAATGCTACGCTACCGACAAACACCTGAAAAACTCACCAGGTCAGTGAAATACCGTGGTTTACTTATCCTGTCATAATGGTCAGCGCTATCCCAGGCTGCTTCTCTGAGTTCTTCGTTTCCGGGTGAGCACTGTATTAGTGACAAGAAAAAACGGCAGTCGCCCATTAAAAAACACAAACTGTTTTAAATTGTAGCCAACTTTTTAATACATCAACTTTTTGATCAACTAATGTCATTTTCCGAATCAGTTTCCAGCACACAGTCATCTCCCCAATCAGTCATCAGCGATAAAACACTCCAATGGACAAAGACCCTGCTCGTCACCATGGTGTGGGTCAGCGCAGGACTTTTTGGTCTTTATATCCTGGCCTTCTACGCTGCTCCG contains:
- a CDS encoding glycoside hydrolase family 3 protein — protein: MKSINALIRKTSIRFDVGAVASSTSVLLGLATFLLASCTEKSSFVQPKLGTRSAQLIEVDGFQFKDLNKNGTLDKYEDWRLTPEERSLDLLAKMSVEEKAGFMAINSLSMLGSRKAKISEGKYQASDLDEGQVKDDRPAGAGNFIGAMNEVTSTTQRIKEFHNRHFILRLNESAGVIAEWNNKLQELCESEPLGILAIITSNPRNHISSNASVGTALNASVFTAWPGELGLSATRDLALIREFASDSRQEWLAAGIRKGYMYMADLSTEPRWSRVDGTFGENPEWVAQVIKEIVIGFQGTKLDTNSIALTMKHFPGGGSGKGGQDSHFDWGKEQVYPGGRFYDNLLPFQAAIDAGTSAIMPYYSLPKGTEFEEVGYSYNKAVITGVLREKMGFSGIINTDTGPITRMVWGVEDLSIHERYKKALEAGSNIISGVSDPADLLEVINKGMVDMSLIDNSVLLLLKEKFTLGLFENPYVDVAAAEATVGSDRFREKAAVALRKSIVMLRNENSTLPVKAGTKIYVETLQSPGRGEEEGSTNFMMEADGNHEVEFVTTLAEADLAIQWIIPSNSVFNSDGAPISVSLSKKGIDVGHIKEVIGTVPTILVIDYTNPWVIDEIYNDTNKGNVVGVFATFGTTPEALLDVITGKFNPAGKMPFSTPVSDEAVENNLEDVPGYLEADGYALFNYDEGLSYKK
- a CDS encoding helix-turn-helix domain-containing protein; protein product: MSDTVNIIGFVQSVFGVLVFLTKRPGHLSFTFLTIWMAVIAIFMGASLLPFQVVEYFKPGIFPLMFLTGPLLYLYVGSLTIEDFRLKPSQLIHLIPFLLVAIHRSTIHVVPISSSPDLVENPQYLFNKVYYTLLIISAFTYWLLGLQLIVKHRKKMPLYFSNYSSKNSLNWLIFVLSLFLIVFMASFFSFFINNILGLALVPYTTLSLNLTVFTFIMVYFGINQSAIYSKERPNLKPILQKVSPGEPASKAVGSPLSDEQMNELSLLVTNYLVDKKPYRNPDYNLQMMADDLAISRHKLSHVINTGQKKNFYKFINEFRVGEAKKMLADPSFDHYSVLGIAMECGFNAKTSFNRIFKDETGFTPTEFKQRLEPATNRRSQSIS
- a CDS encoding RNA polymerase sigma factor, with the translated sequence MDEFYLQKVLNGDTAAFKYFVTTYKTYAFSMAYTILKSQYMAEEAVQESFIKAFQKLNTFRREAQFKTWLGRIVINESLRKTKPSKSQDTVTIDDLSDVEMVQVENTLQLVVQNDQSRCISMALEKLPTEYALALELFYLQENSINEIRTMTGWSESKVKMLLLRGKKAFYVHLNKLLKSETRELL